A genomic region of Ochotona princeps isolate mOchPri1 chromosome 17, mOchPri1.hap1, whole genome shotgun sequence contains the following coding sequences:
- the MLX gene encoding max-like protein X isoform X2: protein MTEPGASPEDPWVKVEYAYSENVDSDDEDSDYQQESYKESYKDRRRRAHTQAEQKRRDAIKRGYDDLQTIVPTCQQQDFSIGSQKLSKAIVLQKTIDYIQFLHKEKKKQEEEVSTLRKDVTALKIMKVNYEQIVKAHQDNPHEGKDQVSDQVKFNVFQGIMDSLFQSFNASISVASFQELSACVFSWIEEHCKPQTLREIVIGVLHQLKNQLY from the exons ATGACAGAGCCGGGCGCCTCTCCGGAGGACCCCTGGGTCAAG GTGGAGTACGCCTACAGCGAGAACGTGGACTCCG ATGACGAGGACAGCGACTACCAGCAGGAGTCTTACAAGGAGTCTTACAAGGACCGGCGGCGGCGAGCACACACGCAGGCTGAGCAGAAGCGGAGGGACGCCATCAAG AGAGGCTATGACGACCTTCAAACCATCGTCCCCACCTGCCAGCAGCAGGATTTCTCCATAGGCTCCCAGAAGCTCAGCAAAGCCATCGTTCTGCAGAAGA CCATTGACTACATCCAGTTTTtgcacaaagagaagaaaaagcaggaagaggaggtgTCCACGCTCCGCAAGGACGTCACAGCCCTAAAAATCATGAAAGT GAACTATGAGCAGATTGTGAAGGCGCACCAGGACAACCCCCATGAGGGCAAGGACCAGGTCTCAGACCAGGTCAAGTTCAATGTGTTTCAAGGCATCATGGACTCGCTGTTCCAGTCCTTCAATGCCTCCATCTCAGTGGCCAGCTTCCAGGAGCTGTCGGCCTGCGTCTTCAGCTGGATCGAGGAGCACTGCAAGCCGCAG ACCCTGCGTGAGATCGTGATTGGCGTCCTTCACCAGCTGAAAAACCAGCTGTACTGA
- the MLX gene encoding max-like protein X isoform X1 yields MTEPGASPEDPWVKVEYAYSENVDSGLFVDNASKGSVVSRANSIGSTSASSVPNTDDEDSDYQQESYKESYKDRRRRAHTQAEQKRRDAIKRGYDDLQTIVPTCQQQDFSIGSQKLSKAIVLQKTIDYIQFLHKEKKKQEEEVSTLRKDVTALKIMKVNYEQIVKAHQDNPHEGKDQVSDQVKFNVFQGIMDSLFQSFNASISVASFQELSACVFSWIEEHCKPQTLREIVIGVLHQLKNQLY; encoded by the exons ATGACAGAGCCGGGCGCCTCTCCGGAGGACCCCTGGGTCAAG GTGGAGTACGCCTACAGCGAGAACGTGGACTCCG GGCTTTTTGTAGACAACGCCAGCAAGGGGAGTGTAGTGTCCAGAGCTAACAGCATCGGGTCCACCAGTGCCTCTTCTGTCCCCAACACAG ATGACGAGGACAGCGACTACCAGCAGGAGTCTTACAAGGAGTCTTACAAGGACCGGCGGCGGCGAGCACACACGCAGGCTGAGCAGAAGCGGAGGGACGCCATCAAG AGAGGCTATGACGACCTTCAAACCATCGTCCCCACCTGCCAGCAGCAGGATTTCTCCATAGGCTCCCAGAAGCTCAGCAAAGCCATCGTTCTGCAGAAGA CCATTGACTACATCCAGTTTTtgcacaaagagaagaaaaagcaggaagaggaggtgTCCACGCTCCGCAAGGACGTCACAGCCCTAAAAATCATGAAAGT GAACTATGAGCAGATTGTGAAGGCGCACCAGGACAACCCCCATGAGGGCAAGGACCAGGTCTCAGACCAGGTCAAGTTCAATGTGTTTCAAGGCATCATGGACTCGCTGTTCCAGTCCTTCAATGCCTCCATCTCAGTGGCCAGCTTCCAGGAGCTGTCGGCCTGCGTCTTCAGCTGGATCGAGGAGCACTGCAAGCCGCAG ACCCTGCGTGAGATCGTGATTGGCGTCCTTCACCAGCTGAAAAACCAGCTGTACTGA
- the PSMC3IP gene encoding homologous-pairing protein 2 homolog produces MSKGRAEAAAGAPAILLKYLQEQNRPYSAQDVFGNLQREHGLGKTAVVKALEQLAQQGKIKEKVYGKQKIYFADQAQFDAVSDADLQGLDAQIVALTTKVQSLQQSCRHMEAELKDLTSALTTPEMQKEIQELRKECAGYRDRLENIRAATNHVTPQEKEQVYREREKYCKEWRKRKRMATELSDAILEGYPKSKKHFFEEVGIETDEDHNVKLPDP; encoded by the exons ATGAGTAAAGGCCGAGCCGAGGCGGCGGCGGGAG CCCCCGCCATCCTCCTGAAGTACCTGCAGGAGCAGAACCGGCCCTACAGCGCCCAGGATGTGTTCGGGAACCTGCAACGGGAACATGGACTGGGCAAGACG GCGGTAGTGAAGGCGCTGGAGCAGCTGGCCCAGCAAGGCAAGATCAAAGAAAAGGTGTACGGCAAGCAGAAGATCTATTTCGCTGATCAG GCCCAGTTTGATGCAGTGAGCGACGCTGACCTCCAAGGCCTGGATGCCCAGATCGTGGCCCTGACCACCAAGGTGCAGAGCTTGCAGCAGAGCTGCCGCCACATGGAGGCTG AGCTGAAGGACCTGACGAGTGCCCTGACCACTCCGGAGATGCAGAAGGAGATCCAGGAGTTGAGGAAGGAATGTGCGGGTTACAGGGACAGACTTGAGAACATCCGAGCGGCCACCAACCACGTGACTCCTCAGGAGAAGGAGCAG GtgtacagggagagagagaagtactGCAAGGAGTGGAGGAAGCGGAAGAGGATG GCCACGGAGCTGTCTGATGCAATCCTCGAAGGATACCCCAAGAGCAAGAAGCACTTCTTT GAGGAAGTTGGGATAGAGACAGACGAAGATCATAATGTCAAGCTCCCAGACCCCTGA